The DNA segment TTATGCAAGACAATGGGAGCAAATTGAGTGAAAACATTTCCAAGGAGGAGCCAGATGAAAGAAAACTCCATTAGCCAAGTGTAGATAGAATTTATTCTACCACATGGCTCAAAACAAACAAGGGAATCAACATCGGCAGCTTTATAGCCAGTAAAATGAATCCAAaacaactgttttttttttattgatatccAAAAAAGCCATGGAAAGATATCCAGCACTTCAGTTTTATTAACACATTCATCTAATCAATATAAACTTAAGAATATATCCGCTTGGAAAAACATATTTACAGTTTATTTGGATTTATCTAATGGCATAAGTACTTGTGTAAGTTTTTGAGAAAACTTGTGAAAATAGCTTGCAATATGTCGGTATGCTGTTTCAAgctttatttcaataaattcttcaagatagCTTACAAAAACAGCTTTCAGATATGGATGAGCGAGTATGTAGTTCATATTTGGATGAACTTCTGGAACTTCACAACATATAACACggttaataaaatgatttttataaggCAATCATTTGTCAATTGTGAATACTAACCAATTTCAAACAGACTTACCAGAGGAGGTGCAAATGCAAAACAGGCAGTTTCGCCAGGAATAAGTAACTTTATATGACGAGAAACAGTATCCTCAGGAACAtcagttcaattttttatttgtacaagTTTTGCATACAAAGTTCATTCTCTGAAGCACCGTAAGTAGACTATACAAATTGCTGTGCACAAGCACAATCTCAGCACATATTTCCTGGCAACACAGGGACAAGAGAAGGAACTGATAGAGCttcaaaatatatacaaatgcgTCAAAGACAGGAATGCTCCATTCCCGTCAAGATGTTCAATGTGCACTTGAATCTTCAAAACCACAAGGGGGGACATGTCTTTTTTAGGCACCATGTGGGGCCTATTAGTAGTTTAGGGCCAAATTTAGGTATAGGTGCTAACAAactaagttaaaatttattgcacCGAACTACAACGCATATTAGTGATGCACTAGTAAAATATTGTATGTGGAAAGGAGTATGAACTTTAAGCAAActtttttgtgaatatatatatataagctaaaGTTATAGGCTTAAAGGTTCAAACCgtatacagtttttttttaaaaaaaaagaaggtataTCATGATATGATTGCGATGAGGACTGCACGGTTTAAAATTAGAATCTAAtcataaaaatgttattatacTGTTCAGCCATGAAAGTTCTAACtacaagtttaaatttttttcaagctCAAAATATTTTAGGAACCCTCACATAATTTATATAGGTATATATACTATTGAACTTATATTAGTCAATCTTATAAGTTGGTTGTACCATAAATTTTGAGCAAACAAATAAGTAAAGGTTTTAGTTTCAATGCTACTATTTATCCAAAAGTTTATCATATTTTGACTTAGTGATTCAGGACATTGCAGTGATTCTCTAATATAAATGGCAGGAATAATCTCAGTATTCTGTACATACTATGGATAAGTTTGTTCCATTTCCaattttccatggaaaagagAAACATGCTGCTAGGCAATGCCTATCTGAGTATCGATAACAACCATCCCTACATTCAAAAGCAAGCTGCCTGGCGACAATAAGCACCCAATAACTGCACAAAAATCAGACAGACCAACCATAAAAAGAATTGATATCACATAAGAATATGAAAATGTAGTAAAATGGTTTCCCTATGATCACAGTCATTCATGCAGATTAACAGCCCTCAATTCTAGCTAATGCATGTACATATTTACTGATCTATTGTTGTGCATCAACACTGCACAATGATTgcagtattttttttcaaccatGAATATAATTGCACCACATatcattttgtaaattttgtccagtcttctccCTCTAATGTAAAAGATGCTGGTATTCTTATCTACTATACTGATGACTCCCAGAACATGTTTGCTACTAGAAATTTCACCCACTTGCATAATCACCTCCACTATCCATCCGCTGCaaagaacaaacaaaaaaaaacatatctaaATATTTACATATGATGACTGAACAGAAATATCAATATTATAATAGCTTTATAATGAATGGCAGAAGTAAAATCCTAAATTAACAACTCAACTTAGTCTTAGTGCTACAAATTCACAAATCCATTTGCcaatttgttttgaatttcaCCCGACCCCTTGGCAGGGCAAGGACACTATGTAATATTGCCATGAAGCCACCCTATAGATGAGCAATAACAATTTCTATGGAATTTCTATACAGAATGTCCAAATGTTTACCACTCAATCTTATCCACTTGCCAATTTGCTTTGAATTTCATCCACGACAGGGCTAGGACACTATATACTATTGTCATGAAGCCACCTTAGAGATGAGCAATAAACAGACAGAGATTGAGTCATAAACATTCAGACATCTGGTACGGTTAGACATTTTTAAagctgaattaaaaaatataaatgaaatccATAGAAATCATTTATTcactaaacaaacaaaaaccaattaagttaaaaattcttaggaaaacaaaatgtatttaaatgGAGTTAAACCAGCCATATGCCAAGCCAGCCTACTTAAACTGTTATCCAGTCTTAACCCACCTAATTTTATTGGTCGTCTCTTGAAGACTCAAACAAAAGTATTATAATTTGCTTCTGTTGGCTCAGTAGTCAGTAGGCTGGTCAATGTGCTACCCAGGAAAACCATTTAAAAATTGTGCTATCCTTTGAGTCCATCCCAAGAAAAATGTGCCAACAACTTACGAGTccgaaagtaaaataaaatgtgcCATCCATTAATGTGTGCATCCCACCATTTTAGCCAAGCTGGGCTAGATTGGTATAATGAGCTTTAGCCCATTTTGCATCCCATTTATCAACAAGTTGTGCTTGGGCAATTTAAGTCGGCAAAAAGAAAGCTGGTTTTGGCTGACAGTTTAAAAGAAACTAAACCAGTAACCTTTACAATGTTCGCCATAGAATAAAACTCACCATTCTTTTGCTTACATAAGGCTTTATCTTGATTGCCATCTCAGATTGAGTTTCAACATTTAACTTCTGTTTCTCCCTCTCAAACTCTTTTCTGGATTCTCTTCTGCTACCAGATTGCCAGACTCTACCAAAATTAGGAAGCCAGTTGGCATCACACTCATTCCTTATAGACTCCCCCCTCCTTTCCTTCTCCATTtcaatcttcctcttttcaacccAAGCTGCTCCAACCCGTTTTGAATTCAACTTTTTGGACTTCCCTAACTTGTTTGAAGAACGCATCTGAACTTCATCAGTTGTTCCAAGCCATGGTGGAGGTTCTTCAGAAAAAACCTTTCCCCCAGCACTTCCAGTAGATATCTGAGTGACCATTTGTACACCTGAAAATGCAAGAGGATAATAAGGAGAAAATGCATCATCATTCTAGTTCCCCACCACAATCAACCTTACGAGAGAGTTATTCTTCCATAGTAAAATCTTACAACTCTTTCTCTGCCTTGATATTAGTCTTAAATATTTTGCATACATAAAAAATTCAGCAATCAAACTAAGTGTAAATATTCAATTGGCATATGCTTTGCAACTTTACAGTACTATAATAATGGAAGCAAAacaataatttcataattacaaatAGATACCCTGATGACTGCTCTCTCCGCTTACCATTCTTCCATTTTCACGCACCTGGCACATTCATAAAAAATGCAACATTTTTTGTCAATACGAAATTACACAGTTAGATTAGACAACTGCAATGCAGGAAGAGAACAAGAATCAGAAAAgtgatacaaaataaattacagACTATAAAGAAAGTATAAGAATATAGTGTGTGAAGCCAACCATAATCCTtgatcatcaaaacatcaaatttaGATGACTTAAAATTAGGCAAAATTTCAGAAACATTGATCTTGGCATCTTGCTTTCTTACCAATGAGTCCTGATATTCTGAAACTCAAACAGTTAGAATGATAAATGAAAAACAATTGAAGCCTAAGACCAAACACACCTTTTTATTACAGGAGTAACCATTACTTGACCGTTGTCTACCATCATGAGGGAGAGAAAGGCTACTACGTCCAACTGAGGCACAAAAATGAGACACAAAAATGAGCACATAGAAAATAAATGCATAATAGTTGTAAAGAGTAAAACATGAAATTTTCAATAGACAGGATAAGCATACCTGCAAAATCttgcaaagaaaaattatttgcaCCAGAGCAAACTTCTGAAGAGGTAGCACCAGTGGCAACTCCGGAGAGTCCTGAACAAGATACCTGATACTCATTTGTATAGCTTTGTAAAGGCAAAACAGCATTTGAAGGATACGATTTCACAGAATtggaataaacatttttttcaaaactatcaaCATTTCCACTATGGATATCATCACTCGAAGGACCAATCACTGTTCTGCGACTTCCCTCAATCGCTTCATCCTTTCGAGCCGTGCACTTCTTCTCCCACTGAACtcgcaacaacaacaatagcgAAATAACAACCAAATCAACaattattgttcaatttccCAAACcttcaaaaaaagaagataaaataaaatcgatACAATTCGCCAATTCATAAATCACCTTATCCACGTCATCTTCAGAAACCATAAACGCGTCCAATTGATCCGCGGCACCACCGTATTTCCAGAAGAATTGCTTCAAATTCTTCACGTGTTCCGCACTCGCGAGGTGACGAATCGCGTTAGCGCTGTAATGGCATCCATTGAAAATTACGATTTAGACCTAGGTTAATAATTATTcgaattgaattaaaaaaaaaaaaagtggatagCGTACCAGGCAAAGGAACTGTTGAGTTCGTCGATGTGTTGGTCGCAGAAGACGCACCAGAAGCGATTGCGAGAAGTGAGTTGGGGATTGAGAGGGATTGGGGCGTTGAGGAAGAAGCGAACGTCGGAGAGTTTTTTGCGGAAGCGGGAGAGGAAGGTGGAGAGGGATTTCTTGTGATTAGGAAAGTACTTGTGGCGGAGACCTTGGTCGTGGTTTATGTTGCACGCTTTGCAGAACTCGAACtcgcttttcttcttcttcttcttctgctgaTGCTGGTTCTTTGTTCCCGTTCTCCCATTCTCGTTCTCGTGTTGCTCCCCCATGATCCACCACGAATGGACTCGTTACCCTTCGCAACTGCAGTAGCTCAAAATTCAGAATTTCCTTTTTACTAGCGCCAAGACGAGCATGCCAGTGGGCCCAGCCCGCTGGGCCGGCACAATGAGGGGTCCGCAGCCCAGGTCAgactttatttacaaaaaaaaaaacaattaatttaggTCAAGATTTTTATAGGaaaattatttagttaaaaaattaattttagagttatttaaaaataaataaatttatactatattcgataaaattatctaaaaattaattaaaagataaaaagttaattagtaatcaaaagttttaaattaacatattaaatCATATGttcttgataaaattatatgttgacTGAATAAAGTgagataaataaacaaatttatttgatatttttatataaattttacaataggTGGTTGACGTTAAATTTAACTATgtgtattatttaaatataaataatttgtcgtattataaaacaaaatataaataatattttatattattcatatattgaatttttttaatgtgttagGAGTCCATGGCACTATGATGTCAAATTGACTTTAAAAAATTGCTTCCAATTGCATCTCATGTTCGGGCTTTACttcccattttaatttctttcaaattaatCCCGACCAGTTATTGGATATTTCAATAGATTAAAGTTTTTATGTAATTGATTTAATCATCTAATCAATATACATGTACTGTCAATGTTTTTAATCAATGGAAAATAATAtctgatataatttttaaggtaactacattatgttaaaatacatttttagtctttaatgtttttaattatattcagtttttatgtttttaattatgttgttttgatgtggctaaaacaacccaaaacgctaaattgttttttctatatatataccGAAAACATTTAGTGTGCGCGCTTTCAATTTGGACCAAAAAAGAACCTTCCTATCTTTATAATAACTGGTCGggattttattatgaaaagcATTTTCGGTTAAACTCTATCAATTATATCtcgaataaaattgattatttaacaatttaattagTTCAGAAAAATTAGTATCGGGAGAAAGATGGAATAAGTCTGATTATGATGGAAAAGGAGCATTTATGTGATTCAAAAAAAGCTAGCATTAACGTGATTGAAAAGATATGGAAAGTGTGGATTATTGAAAGAAAGATGAATATCATCAAAAAATAGTATTGAAAGAAATAACatgaaaattttatcaaaaccgTAGATTTTTGTCCTCAATAAAAAGCCATCAGGcagtgattgaaaaaaaaaagggactttgtagaaattaaaaatatgaaaagtttGGGTGAAGGAAAGAAAcatgaatattataaaaattagtattggaagatataatatgaaaagtttttcgggTAGCATTTACGTGATTGAAAGAGTtgcaagaatattaaaaaaattattatgtatttcTATTCTAGTTTATATGGGTGATAGTTGTCATACAAAATGGACGggaaaattcatttaaaactacttaactttaataataagagattgaaaaattatgaaaagtctgggttattgaaagaaaaatgaatatattattgaaaaatagtATTGGAAGAAATAAAATTCTTGTGAAAACCATATGAAAAGTCATCAGgtggtgattgaaaaaaaaaaaggagtttgtagaaattaaaaatatgaaaagctTGAGTGATTAGAAGAAAgatgaatattataaaaaatggcaTTGGAAGAAATAATATGAAAGCTTTTCGGCTAGCATTTACGTGATTGAAAGAGTTGCAAGTAGAAAAATTATTACGTATTTCTATTTTAGTGTATGGGTGATAATTGTCATGCAAAATTGGGCGGAAAATTTTTAATTccaaatatttcttaattttttacatgGCTTCATATTATATGTGAAAGCTAAAATGCATttagaatgaaaaaataaaataaaatataactgttGAGAGTGGGATTTGAACCCACGCCCTTTCGGACCAGAACCTTAATCTGGCGCCTTAGACCAACTCGGCCATCTCAACaattatataactaaattaacaaacattatatataatagttaACACTAAAGATCTATAAATCTATAATTATTGTTTCAGAAAAACATTCTTAAtgagaaattatattaaaaatattacattccATAGACGTGAATacagaaattatatttataataaaaataaaaatgacatatACTAATTAACGTTgggataaaaattaatagtagTAATGTGTTCTGAATCtgaaaataataacatttgTTTAGAAACTCTTTTCAGAAAattgtaaagaaaaaattaaatattttatttatttaaaataacataaatcaaACGTGTTAAATAACCATAATCGAAAATTTGCTCGTTTAGTCTTCTAtcaaatttgagtttttttttttctcataatgtTAATAGTTTGGGCCCTTAACACTAAgcaaattttcttttacatgtATCACTTCTCTGAAAAGTGTAGGGCCTGATTGAAAGATTTGTTTGACTATCTCGGAATTATAAGTGTTAGTATATATGTGTGATACTAGCATTATCATCCGAATTAAACATAGACATTATCCTAAAAATTtggttatttcattttttaaaaatgttatttaacatatatttgTCCTTTGGTATATGTTCTCAATATGAAACATAAAATGCCaacattatcattattttaggattttgtgattcatttttttattcatcgttattttagggtttaaatatatttttattttagagatttttttaattggtccctatttatttagatttaaacataaattaatcattttcttaTTGGTGGATCACCTTATTGGTCTTctcaaagtgatttttttttcggaAAATGGCAACCTGGGTgattttattaacaatttttttataggctaaacattaattttggttctcttatatgtaattttagtttttttatttttaaattctcaattgtgatatcttaatttttattgatctcttaatttttaaaattacttaattttagtccctcaattaaaaagttaataatataatattttcatcttGATGTAAAGTAATGATATGACAGTTGCTTAAACTAGTGtaacaaaacattttataaataagttaTAATACAATCTTTGTTTAAAGTGAACCTTTTATATTGTCTGATGTTACATAATCACTATCTGAtttgacaaataaaatattaattttattatattttataattaaataaagtaattCAAAGGTGTTTATCAATTGTAAATCAATGGGAGATGTTGAAATTATTTGACGGTTTCTTAATGGCATTAAAGGTTAAATATAACTATTTTGACGATTAAAATagagtattttaaaattagaaagataaaaaataaaagactaaaattgaagttgaaaaaatttaaaaagaccaATTCTTTTATCCTTATTATATGTTAGAAAGTAGATCTACTAATTCAACTAGTGTGTGTGGCATTCTCGAAATCTTTTTGGTTTGGTTGTCATTTTGTAATGACAGAAATTTGAGAGTGCTcgtacaaaaactaaaattaatagttttctttaaagtgtaagaactaaaagataaaagataagtttgtataattataaaaattaaataagtaacTCTTTTATTGAAtaactattaaatttaataaatgtaatatataattattaaatgaatatttttttatttgaatgtaTATATGTTATTGaataattagtataaataaaagtattaaatttcaaactaaaatatatttttagtcgtTTATCTtattgagaaacttccttttagGCTTGTGTGTGTGTGCCTGTGAGTGGGTGTGGGTGTGGGCGTTGGTGttaataaatatcttaattatataaaaaaaaacattttaactattatattaatgtaaatttgttttttaaaatatattttacaaactaattttttatacaataataattttttatgtatatttttcacattaatttttttactatactttataaactattttgaatttttttaattatagtagTGTATTTGCTTtctattttacaataaaattatacaatttcaAAACAAGAAATTGTTGAGTGGATTCAAACCCAACACTTCATCCTTATACACAACTAAtagaaattttacaaaatttacagCTAACAAAAATTCTTAGACTTATCTTGATTCTTTCTACTAaggatgttatatatatatatatatgatcttaAGAAGACATAGTAAATTACTAAATTTTTATACTTTGGTAGAGAGAACTTCTTGAATAggcataaatttaatattaaataataaatattaattaaatgcaTACATTAAATACATGTGtgtgtaatattaattttataatattaattatatattatattaaataatattatttagtgGTTAAATATATAAGTGTGATTTGttagtaattatattttatttaataatagatatttaatacatttaaatttatatgaaacatgatatatttaataagcatttattatttttacaatatattatattccataaatattatatttaatattattgattttaattatatattatagttaataagtatgataaataatactatttaatgtttatatgaATAGTACAttgataatattgattaaatacatacatatacattaAGTACTTTCACTAAAGGAAACTAATTATCTCATATTCATattagaagaaattaaaataaatctaataaacgattaatacttttttatattatacaagtaattttttaataagtgtatgcaaagttttttttttattcctaagaATTGAACTTAGGTATctaataatttaaatcaattaagTGTACACTCAACCAACTAATGAGTTACACTCTTTGGTTGGTTGTGTGTAAGGATGAACCTTTAGATTTATACTCACccaataatttttcttaaaaaaacatccttatcctttcaaaaaaattattttatttaattatataatatatttataataaaaatcaaacgtAAAAATCAAGGAGAAATTGCACTGAATGGTGATGGTGCAGTATCAAATATGGGCTCCCAAAGCATCTTGTGGGTGACTAGCACGAGATGGTAGGGATACATTTATTTGTGCATTTTCAGTGTCCTTGGGTGCATGTTTAGTTCTCATGACAAAGTTATGGGGTATATATTATGTGTTGAGACTGATATGAGGGAGAGGTTTTAGAAGAATTCATGTTTATTCTAATTCAACAATGTTGCGATGAAACTCCTAAACTGAGGTTGTTGTGTGTGAGTGTGTCTCATCCTTGTAACCGGTTGATTAATTAGGCACAACAC comes from the Glycine soja cultivar W05 chromosome 6, ASM419377v2, whole genome shotgun sequence genome and includes:
- the LOC114416166 gene encoding TITAN-like protein; amino-acid sequence: MGEQHENENGRTGTKNQHQQKKKKKKSEFEFCKACNINHDQGLRHKYFPNHKKSLSTFLSRFRKKLSDVRFFLNAPIPLNPQLTSRNRFWCVFCDQHIDELNSSFACANAIRHLASAEHVKNLKQFFWKYGGAADQLDAFMVSEDDVDKWEKKCTARKDEAIEGSRRTVIGPSSDDIHSGNVDSFEKNVYSNSVKSYPSNAVLPLQSYTNEYQVSCSGLSGVATGATSSEVCSGANNFSLQDFAVGRSSLSLPHDGRQRSSNGYSCNKKVRENGRMVSGESSHQGVQMVTQISTGSAGGKVFSEEPPPWLGTTDEVQMRSSNKLGKSKKLNSKRVGAAWVEKRKIEMEKERRGESIRNECDANWLPNFGRVWQSGSRRESRKEFEREKQKLNVETQSEMAIKIKPYVSKRMRMDSGGDYASG